A region of the Pempheris klunzingeri isolate RE-2024b chromosome 6, fPemKlu1.hap1, whole genome shotgun sequence genome:
AAAGAGCCCATAAGTGCTTGTTTAAAGGCCAGCCGACGGGCTTGATGCGTCGACAATCAGCCCCCGCACATAAAAGACACCATTATCATCGACCGTCTCCATTTGGTCTCATACTATACTCTCATTGGCAGACTTCTTCATCAGTTTGGTGGAGAGCAAGGAATGCTGGGAAGAGTTAGACTCCTTGGCTTCAGGAATGAGCAGACGTACTTTCTGATTTGTTCTTCTCCACTCAGAGTAGAGCTGACAGTGGTAACGGAAGGACACCTGCAGAGACAACCAGGTGAGACAAGGTGAGACAAGGTGAGACAAGGTGAGACAAGGCAAACGGAAGTAGGAAATCAGTCATGTTGAAAGCAAATTAGCTGCCAATTTTAAAACTCGAGACGTGCATTACAAGAGTACTATAGTCTTACCAGTGTCCACAGGACATAGATGGTGAAGAGGGCGATGGTGAGGGCTATGAGGCCCATGGCCTGCAGCCAGCTGCCCAACTGGAGATGGTCCTGAGCGCCCCTCAGACACAGCCAGCCGGAAATGGCTGCTAGGGGCGTGATGAACAGGAAGCACACCATGTCACAGAACAGCGTCCTCTTCTCATTACGAGGGCCGGGGTCCCGTAGCCACTGTGGGATAAGAATTAAGAGACGgacaaaaagagaagagggagggcATGCAAAAGCGAAAGAGAGGTAGAGGGACAAGCAGAGGAGAGATCTTCCGTCAATCGAGAACAGAAAAGAGACACTATAATAACAAGCGAGCAAGCAAGCAGAAAGatgagatgtaaaaaaaaaaaaaaaaaagctacttCTCCTTCACACATGTTTATATGCATTCACAAACAGCAGCCCAACCatgtggcagacagacagaaagattgGTGCAGACAAGGCGAAGGGCATTGACCTTTGTTACCTCTGTGAGAGGCCTCGGTCGGCGCTCGATGCTGAACTCGGTGTGGCAGAGCTCACAGTAGCTGGTGTTAGAAGACGACAGCCACTTCTCCAGGCAGCTCTTGTGCACCGTGCCGAGGGTGCCCGTGCAGTCGCACGGAGACAGGAGACCTTCACTGTTGCCTCCTTCGTGGCAAATACGGCAGATGGGGCCATCACTAgaacaaaattacattaaaaaaggaCAAAGTGAATTCCGGACCTACTCAGAATATAGAAAGGACCTCCAGATGTCCATGTCCTGCATATTTTTCTCATGTAGATTTAAAACGTCCTACAGGACTTCTTCCCCAACaatatgaagtgtgtgtgttgtacctTTGTGCGCCCACAGGTTTGAGCACTGAGGCGAGCAGTCGTCCATCTATGGCTGTGACCTGGGTGACGTAGAGCGCTTGGCACCCGTCACCGCCTGCTTCCTCCACATTCTTCCACAGGCCAGTGCTGCTcgcacagtcacacagagagcCGGGCAGGTGGCAACAACCCCCTGTCGTCATGGTTACAGTGGCCAGACACTGGCCGTAGGACGAGGGGGTGGAGATGACAGTGTAAAGGGTCTGAGGCGAAAGGTTAACTTGGGGAGCAGGAAGCTCAGACTTTGCTCTCCACTGGTTGGAACGCCAAGTTTCTACAAACATAAAGAGAAACAGAACGTCAACTAATGTCCTTCTCATGTAAACATCATCGGTGGGTGAAAGgaagcacatttactcaaatcCTGTATTTAAGTAGAGCTTTGAGCTACTTGGTCTGggttgagtatttccatttgatgctactttacttttacttttcctccACTACACCTCAGAGCCATATATTGTGCCTCTTACTGAAATCATTTTACAGCTCGAGTTATTTTGCAGATTCAGAATATTGAGATAAAATATAATCGATAAGAAACATAATAACCTCTGATGCATTATTGTAGCTAAAGCTACCCAGCAGTATAAAAAGCAGTATATCCTACACACTGATGCATCTAAAATGATAATCAACATAAATTACTTTTGGTACATACTATACATACTAATAGAGATGattaaatgagtgtttttacacTATGGTGTCTTATTGAAAACTTCACcactaaacaataaaacaatataatagaCAATAGAATAAAATCATAATACGGACAAATATCACTCAGAAACTGAAGTAAGCTGATATTTATGATATTTACATGCTTCCACAAGTGTCCTCCTGCTCGCTGAGGCTCTCTTACTACTAAATGTTACAATATTCTGTTTCACTGTTCAAGATGAGTGAAATTAGATATCATCTGAAAGCAACAACAATCATATTACCAACAGTATTGTGAAAATAGGATTTTGTCAATACTATCTTGTTATGTATGGTATGTTCTATATGCTCTTTATTTTGGGACAAACCTAATCTGAAAGCGTGCTTTATGTACCACTAATTTCCTGCCATGCGGGAGTAACTAAGATTATCTTCAAAGACATTCTGTCATTTACAAGAAAGCCATCAGTTTGGAGGTGGGCCAATTTGCCCAAAGCAGCTGCTAATCCATTATAAAAGCGAGTGTGATTGTCAGCGGCAGTGAGTGTGACGTGCAGTGGACAGATAAACAGCTGGCTTCCCTCAGATAACCCCACGCTGAAGATAAGAGGACAGCCTGTAGTGCATTTTGTCTTGCTGTTTCGATCATTATTCTGTACAGTAACAGACCAGTGACAAATGGATATTTCTGA
Encoded here:
- the marchf2 gene encoding E3 ubiquitin-protein ligase MARCHF2 isoform X2 — its product is MTTGGCCHLPGSLCDCASSTGLWKNVEEAGGDGCQALYVTQVTAIDGRLLASVLKPVGAQSDGPICRICHEGGNSEGLLSPCDCTGTLGTVHKSCLEKWLSSSNTSYCELCHTEFSIERRPRPLTEWLRDPGPRNEKRTLFCDMVCFLFITPLAAISGWLCLRGAQDHLQLGSWLQAMGLIALTIALFTIYVLWTLVSFRYHCQLYSEWRRTNQKVRLLIPEAKESNSSQHSLLSTKLMKKSANESIV
- the marchf2 gene encoding E3 ubiquitin-protein ligase MARCHF2 isoform X1, yielding MTTGGCCHLPGSLCDCASSTGLWKNVEEAGGDGCQALYVTQVTAIDGRLLASVLKPVGAQSDGPICRICHEGGNSEGLLSPCDCTGTLGTVHKSCLEKWLSSSNTSYCELCHTEFSIERRPRPLTEVTKWLRDPGPRNEKRTLFCDMVCFLFITPLAAISGWLCLRGAQDHLQLGSWLQAMGLIALTIALFTIYVLWTLVSFRYHCQLYSEWRRTNQKVRLLIPEAKESNSSQHSLLSTKLMKKSANESIV